The nucleotide window AGCAAAATTTTTTTAAAATGAAGAGCTTTATTTATATCATCACAGACAGAAACCGTAATAATTTACATGTTGGCCTATGTACCGATCTGCTAAAAACCTTAGAGTTTTACAGCGAAATGCCTACCCTGTTTTTTGATAGTTCGAAACATTTAACCCGGCTGGTTTATTTTGAAGAGATAAACAGCGAGGAACAGGCAATGGACCGTTTTAAATATGTAAGTACCTTTACCCGCGCGCAAAAAGAGAAGATGATCCGTTCTGCCAATTCTGACTGGATGGACCTGACCAAAGGTTTAAAAATAGAACAGGAGATGTACAGCAGAGCGGCTATGCGCCCCGCCGTAACATCAGCCCGTAAAAGCCTTACTTTTTAATAAATTTCAGTGCGCCGCTATTCATGCAATAGCGCTTGCCACCCCTATTGGCCGGGCCATCGTCAAACACATGACCAAGGTGCAAGCCGGTGCTTTTTTCGATTACCTCGCTACGCGAGCCATCGGGGTCGGTGCGTATTTCTACCATATTAGGGGCAGCGGGCTTTACAAAGCTTGGCCAACCGGTGCCACTATCATACTTATCTTCCGATTTAAATAGCACGTCGCCAGTAGCCGCGCTTACATACACCCCTTTTTGATGATTATCATAATAAGCGTTTTTAAACGGATATTCCGTATCGCTGTTCACCATAATCTCGTAAGTGTTCGGGCTTAATATTTTTTTCCATTCGGCCGCAGGTTTCGATTTTGGCCTTTTAGGATCAGGTTTAACCTGGCCGATTGTATTTTGGCAGCTGATGATTGCGATAGCGCAAAAAACTGTAAACGATAGCATTAACTTTTTCATATCTATAAATACGTTTAATTAAACACAATAGTTTCCTGTTCGGACACCCATTGTTATTAATAAGTCGCAATAAAGATCAATGCCTTACAACTATTTATTAATAAGCTGTACCTACTACTGTTTAACGGATTTATTGGAATTATAATATAAAGAAAGCTGATAGCAGGAAATCGTTTTTAAAGCAGCATCGTATAAATTTGAGGCTAAAGCCATCTTATTATCCGAGCGTATCCCGTTGGCTGAAGCCAACGGCAATAAAAAATAAGGTAAGCATTTCATTGCCGTCCCATTTATGGGACGGTTTAGACAAAGTAAAAAGGCTGTAGCGTCAAAAACGGAGGAGAGTTTAAAAGCGATCCCTGAAGCTGACAGCTATTTTATATCACCTTTATTTTAGGAACAATTACACTATCAACCACATGCAGCATACCATTACTTTGTTCCACATCAAACTGACTGATCACGCACCTTCCGCCGGTTTCATCAGTTAATATAATATTGCCATATGCATCAAAAGTAGCTGTTAATTTGCTGCCGGCCAACGTAATATAGGTAGCCGCACCTTTATGCTCCTTTATGTTGCGCGATATATCTTTTGCACTTACTTTACCTGCAATGGCATGGTAAGTAACCAGGCTGCTCAAATCGTATTTATGGGCTGGCAGCAATAAGGTATCCAGCGCGCCTGCGGGCATTTTGGAAAATGCTGAATTAGTTGGGGCAAAAATAGTAATAGGGCCTTTGCTTTCAAATGTCTCGGTTAGTCCCGCTGCCTTTATCGCGTTAAGCAAAACGCTGTAATTTTTAGCATTGGTAAAGTTTTGAATAATATTTTGGCTGGATAGCATGATATAACCATTCACAGTCGCGCTCTTAACGCCTTTATTCTTCTGCAATTTCAGTGCAACGCTATCGGGTTTTTGTGCCATGGCTATGGCTACTACTAAATTCAACATCACAATTAACCAGGTCCTTTTCATTTATATACGATTAGAAAAAACAGTTATCAATTTGCCTGCCAAAACAAACAGGGTGCAAAACTAAAAAAAGGAAGCAGTATAAATTGCTTCCTTTTTTTATGTTGTTTAAAATATTGCTGCTTACCAGCCCGGTGTAAAGCCCAAGCCAAATACCGGCTTGCTCACATCAGTACGGTTAATTGGCCAGGCCAGGTAAGGTTCTAATATAAAGTAGCCAAATACATTTACCCTTAAGGATACACCAGCGCTTAAGGCCGGTACACGTTGGTTAGGATTGTAAACCGGGTCTTTAATTGGTTGGTTGGTTACCGGATCGGTAACTACGTTATTGCTGGCATCTAACCGGGTTTGATACCCGATCAGATCGGGACTAGTTTGAAATTTTATCTGGTTACCGGCATTCCAGGCTAAACCTGCATCAAAAAACAGGTTCAGATCTGAAAACAGGAATTTTGACTTAATAGCCGCCAGTTTCTCCGGGCCGGTAAACGGCAGCCTAACCTCAAAACTGCTTACTGCTATACGGCTGCCCGATAGCTGATCGATAGTGAAGCCGTTAGTTGGGGTTTTGTTATTATTACTATAAAACGTTTGCGATTCGTAACCACGGATAAGGAAAGGGTAACCCAGGTATAACGGGTACAAGTTATTTGCCGACCCAAAACGGCCATAGCCATATAGCCTGGCTGCAAATGTTACCGGCTTAACGCGCCAGTATTTATTCAGATCTATAGTTGGGGCAAAATAAGTATAAGTACCAAAGTTGTATTCGCCGCCTATACGGTACCTGAAACCATTTAATGGTGCTGCGATACCGAAATACGAGTTATCGCCTACAAAAGCGGTATTAAAGTTAAACACGGTGAAGGGTTGCAGGCTAACGCCTCCATTGGCAGGGTCGGATTCGTAATCGGCACGGGAAATGTGGTGTTTTTGAAAATCGATGGTATAGCCGTTAGCATCATAATAGGTGCTGTATCGATCTACGCGGTATGAATAATAAGCCGCGCCGGCACCAAATTCAATACGGTTAACTTTAGAAAAAGGATAGGCTATAAACGCCCCTACCTGGTCCTGGAATATCCTTATAATATCGTACCTTTCCTCGTAGGCGGGGATACTTTGATTATTATAGGTATAAGTAGTAGGCACTATATTATAAGTAGCGTATTGATACGGAATATGCGATATGCTGGTACCAAAATTCCAGCGGCTTTGCTGGTTAATGTAAGTAAGCTGACCGCCAAAATCATAAACCTCGCCATTTACAGCGGCGCCGGCATAAATTTGGTTACGCCCCAAAATATCGCTGAACACACCCTGGATACCGCTGGCCAAACCTGTACCATAGTTACTTACGCCTACACCAACACCGCTGCTGGCCAAGTAATCCAGCTTAAATTGCGGACGGTATTTTATCTGGCGGATAGAATCGGCAGGGATACGCGGATAGGATAAATAATTGTTCAGGTTAGCGTTCAGCAAATCTACACCCACTGCTTTAAATGGCGGCAGCATAGCAGCATCATAATTGGTTTCCTGCGGTTGCACAACTACCGGTTTAAAATCACTCTCCTTAGCATTGTAGAAGGTATATTTCTGTGCTTTATAATAAGAGTACAATACATCGTTATTGGCAGAAATGCTCAGCGCGGGCGAGAACTCGGTGATACCGCTGATACCCGTAAACAGGTTAGTCATTTGCTCAACCTTACCATCGGCCAGGGTATAACGGTACAGGTTGCGGAAACCATCGCGGTTACTCAGGAAATAAACCTGCTTGCCATCCGACGAATAGACCGGGTTAAGGTTATTGGCACCGTTAAATACATTGATATCAGTTACTTTACCGGTAGCTATATCCAGTTCGGCCAGGTTAAAGGATATGGCCTGCGAGGTGGTGTTCTGATCGTAAGTTTTGCGGTCGCTGCTAAAGATGATCTTTTTACCATCCCTTGAAAAACTTGGCTGGTAATCTGAGTATTTATCGTTGGTTAGCTGGGTAACCTTTTTATCTTTAAAGCTGTACATATATAAGTCGCCCTGGCCTTCAGATAAACCCTGAAATACGATATGGTCGCCATCAGGGCTCCACGACAGGTTACTGAACTGCTCGGCTTTACCCATAGAAATTTCATCGATCACCTTGCCGCTCGGTATCTCTACCACCAGCATTTTGTTACGGCCCTTGCTAAAAATACTGAAGGCAAACTTCTTACCATCGGGCGACCATGTACCTGCCGATTCTATAAAGTTAAACTCATCAATATGCGTATTGCTAACCTTGCTGGTGAGTTTCGTTATTATCCGCCCTGTATGCGCATCGGCCAGGAAGAGGTCTATCGTAAACAATTCCTTACTGGAAAGGAACGTGACGTAATTACCATCAGGACTAACCGATGGGGCCACTGTATAATCGCCGCCGGTTTTATAATCTATCAGTTTCTTACCCACCGGGGTATTCACGGTATCTTTTACATAAGGCTTATAAGCACTTACTATCGCATTTTTCCATAAGGCCGACAGCGTTTTCTCATCATATCCAAATGTCCTGCGGATACCGTATTCCAGGCCAAAACGGGCTGTATTTTTAAAGAACGGCACTATAATAGTATCACCGTAAGTAGACCCCAGGAACGACCAGAACGCCTCGCCATAACGATATGGAAAGTATTTATTTGTCTCTGTTAAATCCTTTACCGATGGGATATCTTTGGTTTGATAAGCATCGCGCATCCACATAGCTGTATAAGCATCCTTTTTACCAATGGACAGGTATTCGGCCATACCCTCAATCATCCACAGCGGGATATTGTTGATGTTATCCGTATTGGTGGTATCGTTACCCAATAGCAAATGGTATTGGAAAGCGTGCACCAATTCGTGCCCTATTACGTGGCGGGTAGTTTGGTTGGTTTCCATTATCGGCATCACCACACGGTTTTTCAGGCCTTCGGTTATACCGCCGGTACCTACATCAATTTCGCCATCAATAGCGGTAGTTTGTTGAAAATCGGGATGGTTAGCGTAAAGGATAATTGGGTTAGCCTTCCGGAAGGTATCCCGGAATATTTGCTGGTGCAGTGTATACCATAGCTCGCTTTCCTGCGCAAAACGCTTTAGCAGGCTATCGTTCTTCATGTAGTAATAGATCTCGAAGTGCGGGGTTTTGTACACTTTAAAATCCAGTTTTTTATAGCGCACCTTGTTTTGTCCGAAATATTGCGCGCTGGCCGACTGGCTAACAAACAAACCCGCCAATAAACAAATGCTTATCGCGATATATTTTTTTGCCTTTCTCAATAGGTAGTAATTATTATCCATATAAAGGGTATTGAGCTATTTTAACGTATAAATTTAAACTTATTGCGCCACTTAAAAAAGAGGCTCGTATTTATATATGCCATCTATAACGTCACGTAAACTATCCCGGTACTATCGGTTATTACGCTAACAGCCAGCAAAATGCTACGCCTGCCTGGTATTGCTTACCGCGGTGGTTTTTGTTCCGTCTTTTCCGGTTCAATTGGCTGTGGTTGTTGCGTAGGTACAGCCGATGTATCTACCGGCGCCCAACTGCTGTCTACCTCACCACTGTCCCTGGCCATACGCGGCGATGGGCAATTATACTCTTTAGTGATCTTAACAAAGGGTTTAGGGAACGGCCCATAGGTATAACCCGATTTTGGATCGGCA belongs to Mucilaginibacter boryungensis and includes:
- a CDS encoding GIY-YIG nuclease family protein, coding for MKSFIYIITDRNRNNLHVGLCTDLLKTLEFYSEMPTLFFDSSKHLTRLVYFEEINSEEQAMDRFKYVSTFTRAQKEKMIRSANSDWMDLTKGLKIEQEMYSRAAMRPAVTSARKSLTF
- the msrB gene encoding peptide-methionine (R)-S-oxide reductase MsrB; translation: MKKLMLSFTVFCAIAIISCQNTIGQVKPDPKRPKSKPAAEWKKILSPNTYEIMVNSDTEYPFKNAYYDNHQKGVYVSAATGDVLFKSEDKYDSGTGWPSFVKPAAPNMVEIRTDPDGSRSEVIEKSTGLHLGHVFDDGPANRGGKRYCMNSGALKFIKK
- a CDS encoding fasciclin domain-containing protein; this encodes MKRTWLIVMLNLVVAIAMAQKPDSVALKLQKNKGVKSATVNGYIMLSSQNIIQNFTNAKNYSVLLNAIKAAGLTETFESKGPITIFAPTNSAFSKMPAGALDTLLLPAHKYDLSSLVTYHAIAGKVSAKDISRNIKEHKGAATYITLAGSKLTATFDAYGNIILTDETGGRCVISQFDVEQSNGMLHVVDSVIVPKIKVI
- a CDS encoding DPP IV N-terminal domain-containing protein, whose amino-acid sequence is MDNNYYLLRKAKKYIAISICLLAGLFVSQSASAQYFGQNKVRYKKLDFKVYKTPHFEIYYYMKNDSLLKRFAQESELWYTLHQQIFRDTFRKANPIILYANHPDFQQTTAIDGEIDVGTGGITEGLKNRVVMPIMETNQTTRHVIGHELVHAFQYHLLLGNDTTNTDNINNIPLWMIEGMAEYLSIGKKDAYTAMWMRDAYQTKDIPSVKDLTETNKYFPYRYGEAFWSFLGSTYGDTIIVPFFKNTARFGLEYGIRRTFGYDEKTLSALWKNAIVSAYKPYVKDTVNTPVGKKLIDYKTGGDYTVAPSVSPDGNYVTFLSSKELFTIDLFLADAHTGRIITKLTSKVSNTHIDEFNFIESAGTWSPDGKKFAFSIFSKGRNKMLVVEIPSGKVIDEISMGKAEQFSNLSWSPDGDHIVFQGLSEGQGDLYMYSFKDKKVTQLTNDKYSDYQPSFSRDGKKIIFSSDRKTYDQNTTSQAISFNLAELDIATGKVTDINVFNGANNLNPVYSSDGKQVYFLSNRDGFRNLYRYTLADGKVEQMTNLFTGISGITEFSPALSISANNDVLYSYYKAQKYTFYNAKESDFKPVVVQPQETNYDAAMLPPFKAVGVDLLNANLNNYLSYPRIPADSIRQIKYRPQFKLDYLASSGVGVGVSNYGTGLASGIQGVFSDILGRNQIYAGAAVNGEVYDFGGQLTYINQQSRWNFGTSISHIPYQYATYNIVPTTYTYNNQSIPAYEERYDIIRIFQDQVGAFIAYPFSKVNRIEFGAGAAYYSYRVDRYSTYYDANGYTIDFQKHHISRADYESDPANGGVSLQPFTVFNFNTAFVGDNSYFGIAAPLNGFRYRIGGEYNFGTYTYFAPTIDLNKYWRVKPVTFAARLYGYGRFGSANNLYPLYLGYPFLIRGYESQTFYSNNNKTPTNGFTIDQLSGSRIAVSSFEVRLPFTGPEKLAAIKSKFLFSDLNLFFDAGLAWNAGNQIKFQTSPDLIGYQTRLDASNNVVTDPVTNQPIKDPVYNPNQRVPALSAGVSLRVNVFGYFILEPYLAWPINRTDVSKPVFGLGFTPGW